The following proteins are co-located in the Telopea speciosissima isolate NSW1024214 ecotype Mountain lineage chromosome 9, Tspe_v1, whole genome shotgun sequence genome:
- the LOC122638854 gene encoding uncharacterized protein LOC122638854, with amino-acid sequence MVFNRKFVSPREVIEAAMRAFKDFAEINLQKNGTTTNQPPQPRSSVWHPPPRGVSKINSNASLGTGKKAGGLGFVLRNSHGDCLRAVSKPAQFHTAIIREALAMRDAVLYALGDCVEKVVVESDSLDLVRLIQDTSRTSPSEIGSIVQDIRHLITYFVQCDIAHVFRETNSFPDSLSRRAMSCACETVWPNFIPWIQDLCNLDSSVVSRFPTE; translated from the coding sequence ATGGTCTTTAATCGGAAGTTTGTTTCCCCTAGGGAGGTTATTGAGGCAGCGATGAGAGCCTTCAAGGATTTTGCGGAGATCAATCTGCAGAAGAATGGAACTACTACTAATCAGCCCCCTCAACCCAGATCTTCAGTTTGGCATCCCCCTCCTCGAGGTGTTAGCAAAATTAACAGCAATGCTTCTTTGGGTACGGGGAAAAAGGCTGGTGGTCTCGGGTTCGTTCTTCGCAACAGTCATGGTGACTGCTTGCGGGCAGTGTCTAAGCCAGCGCAGTTCCACACTGCCATCATCAGAGAAGCGTTAGCCATGAGGGATGCTGTTCTATATGCCTTGGGCGACTGTGTGGAAAAGGTTGTGGTGGAATCTGACTCTCTCGACCTGGTCCGTCTAATCCAAGATACCTCTaggacatctccttctgagatTGGTAGTATTGTCCAAGACATTCGCCACTTGATCACTTATTTTGTGCAATGTGATATAGCACATGTTTTTAGGGAGACTAACAGCTTCCCTGACTCCTTATCCAGGAGGGCCATGTCTTGTGCGTGTGAGACGGTTTGGCCAAACTTCATTCCTTGGATCCAGGATCTGTGTAACCTGGACTCCTCGGTTGTTTCACGCTTTCCTACTGAATGA